The proteins below come from a single Erythrobacter sp. SG61-1L genomic window:
- a CDS encoding TonB-dependent receptor plug domain-containing protein, with product MMRMHTAWIAIAAAGLWGGAAQAQSDSDGAAESLPEVVAEGEQIAPPAKLGTGVASGMTTIDRQDIQLRTPGSGDVNRLLRILPTVQFDQTDGVASQDNIQDIRPANITISGGHYYANNITLDGVNINSRLDVTNDNPQNGSEVAGPSSQTHWLDSELIGKITVFDSNVSAEYGNFTGGAVTIETRDPSRTFGVTATASHTSDEVTSFKLTRSAEALYEDGDLPATPEFEKWRYGATIDLPLSDRAAVLIAYNHSESRVTHFASAKYGNAQRRFRDLSDNVLVKGIFDIDNATVLRGQFAYSPYSSTSSTDVAVDAVVNSKGGGITSKLELEHTGTVNWKVEGSYAYTDTSRTAPGVQYNIPNTTTNGAFCDNSSCTIGGIGDLDQTQRIYTLKGTMSTELGDLALRGGVDYEHVTARKSRPVDVLAYSRGKLASNIVCLDGESLDCASGEYALEQYNYSKAYNARVSLDSAGAWLEGTLETGTLTLRGGLRYDYESFLGNHVLAPRFAAAYRLPWNDIEVSVGANRYYGTSMLSYALREQYPSTELWRRTGVSSGSDLLYSDDGWALYSVTNATSYRNSNLKTPYSDELTAAVTGRALGGVARLKGIYRDGKNAFVRTPMLTEDAGNLTLRYYNMSNDGWTKYRGVSFEWERSLGKHALGFSVNYSTTDRSNPDYLEDVDDLFWDVLPVLYDGGFYTSREIAALNDASNYHSPLLINATWSGSWLSDRLRSNVSVHFRSGFDYIEDTLVNQTIEGVRYDVYELVHYSDAVDVDLNLEADVVRSRYGTLTLTAAISNLFDTKQSDDDLAGSSPYLLGRQAWIGAKYRF from the coding sequence ATGATGCGAATGCACACAGCTTGGATCGCCATTGCCGCCGCAGGCCTTTGGGGCGGGGCGGCACAGGCTCAATCGGACAGCGATGGGGCGGCGGAAAGCCTGCCCGAAGTGGTCGCGGAAGGCGAACAGATCGCCCCGCCCGCGAAGCTGGGCACCGGGGTCGCTTCCGGTATGACAACGATCGACCGGCAGGACATCCAGTTGCGCACACCCGGCTCGGGCGACGTCAACAGGCTGCTTCGCATCCTGCCCACCGTACAGTTCGACCAAACCGACGGCGTAGCATCGCAAGACAACATTCAGGACATCCGTCCCGCAAATATCACGATTTCAGGCGGGCATTATTACGCGAACAACATCACGCTGGATGGCGTGAACATCAATTCGCGCCTCGACGTCACGAACGACAATCCGCAGAACGGCAGCGAAGTCGCGGGCCCCAGCTCTCAGACGCACTGGCTCGATTCAGAACTGATCGGCAAGATCACCGTCTTCGATTCCAACGTCTCGGCCGAATATGGGAATTTCACCGGCGGTGCAGTGACGATCGAAACGCGCGACCCCAGCCGCACTTTCGGCGTGACGGCCACTGCTTCCCACACCAGTGACGAAGTCACGAGCTTCAAGCTGACTCGCAGCGCGGAAGCCCTGTATGAAGATGGTGATCTTCCGGCAACGCCGGAATTCGAGAAATGGCGTTACGGCGCCACGATAGACCTTCCACTGAGCGACCGTGCAGCAGTGCTGATCGCCTATAATCACTCTGAATCCCGCGTCACTCACTTCGCCAGCGCCAAATATGGCAATGCCCAGCGTCGCTTCCGCGACCTGAGCGACAATGTGCTGGTGAAGGGCATTTTCGACATCGACAATGCCACCGTCCTGCGCGGACAGTTCGCCTATTCGCCATACAGCAGCACCTCATCCACCGATGTGGCAGTGGACGCGGTCGTGAATTCCAAAGGCGGCGGGATCACTTCCAAGCTGGAACTTGAACATACCGGCACCGTCAACTGGAAAGTCGAAGGCTCCTATGCCTATACCGATACCAGCCGCACAGCGCCGGGCGTGCAATACAATATCCCCAACACCACCACGAACGGTGCCTTCTGCGACAACAGTTCCTGCACAATTGGCGGCATTGGCGATCTGGACCAGACCCAGCGTATCTACACGCTGAAGGGCACCATGAGCACCGAACTGGGCGATCTGGCCCTGCGCGGCGGCGTGGATTACGAACATGTCACTGCCCGCAAATCACGCCCCGTGGACGTTCTGGCCTATAGCCGGGGCAAGCTTGCCAGCAACATCGTCTGCCTGGACGGCGAAAGTCTCGACTGCGCCAGCGGCGAATATGCGCTGGAACAGTATAATTACAGTAAGGCTTACAATGCGCGCGTCTCTCTCGATTCCGCTGGAGCATGGCTTGAGGGAACGCTGGAAACCGGCACGCTGACCCTGCGCGGCGGCCTGCGCTACGATTATGAAAGCTTCCTGGGCAATCACGTGCTGGCGCCGCGTTTTGCCGCTGCCTACCGCCTCCCTTGGAACGACATCGAAGTGAGTGTTGGCGCCAATCGCTATTACGGCACCAGCATGCTTAGCTACGCCCTGCGCGAACAATATCCGAGCACCGAACTTTGGCGCCGCACCGGCGTGAGCAGCGGCAGCGATCTGCTCTATTCCGATGACGGATGGGCACTGTATTCCGTCACCAATGCCACCAGCTATCGCAATTCGAACCTCAAGACTCCGTATTCGGACGAACTCACCGCTGCCGTAACCGGCCGGGCACTGGGCGGCGTCGCGCGCCTCAAGGGCATTTATCGTGACGGGAAGAACGCCTTCGTCAGAACCCCGATGCTGACCGAAGATGCCGGCAACCTGACGCTGCGCTATTACAATATGAGCAACGATGGCTGGACCAAATATCGCGGCGTCTCGTTCGAATGGGAACGTAGCCTCGGCAAGCATGCGCTGGGTTTCAGCGTCAATTATTCCACTACCGACCGTTCAAACCCGGATTATCTGGAAGATGTCGATGACCTGTTCTGGGATGTGCTGCCGGTCCTCTACGATGGCGGGTTCTACACTTCGCGCGAGATCGCCGCGCTGAACGATGCGTCCAACTATCATTCTCCACTGCTGATCAACGCGACATGGTCGGGCAGTTGGCTGTCCGACAGGTTGCGTAGCAATGTCAGCGTCCATTTCCGAAGCGGCTTCGACTATATTGAGGATACGCTGGTCAACCAGACGATCGAAGGCGTCCGTTATGACGTCTACGAGCTGGTCCATTATTCCGACGCGGTGGACGTGGACCTCAATCTCGAGGCGGACGTGGTCCGCTCGCGCTACGGCACGCTCACGCTGACAGCCGCGATCAGCAACCTGTTCGACACCAAGCAGTCGGACGACGATCTTGCAGGCAGCAGCCCATATTTGCTCGGCCGGCAGGCTTGGATCGGCGCGAAATACAGGTTCTGA
- a CDS encoding TonB-dependent receptor, whose translation MMRPSIKFASILLAGTALIPSVAMAEEAADQAGGAVDEATIIVTAQKIEQRAIDVPMTISANTGAAMERLGVSDLDELANYVPGLNIQEQSANNPGIVIRGITSDSGSAQQAARVTLYYNGVDISRSRGAYQAIYDMNRIEVIKGPQATLFGTASTIGAVSMITNKPEPGVSGEVTGGLGNYDAILLRGYLNAGNDVIAGRIAGEWKKRDGYVTNLSDRQDDLYAQDNLGLRGSLRYTPNDALTIDLVGTYDRQRNSGTPFVSGTYPTADGPANPFGSANLSGAPEPIASQVFGDGKLGLVRDVYDANLSFDWELGGGWTLSMVNGYREFDADEVFDADGTQAWFLEFAEEAAGWQTSHETRFTYDSDTLRGSFGFNYFYENSHQIVPFSTEEGTYLQCAAKVVPNLPCIAADGTLMADQATGFLTGGLAAAIPYTSTFGNYGKNASYSLFGDVTWLPTPDLELTAGVRGLLENRKSGYFAVVPNSVLTGTPLIPGQVDTDGTIWADDNFDAILPRFNVLYRLSPQVNLYATVSKGRRSPTLNVSASSISVIPQEVVWNYEGGVKFSSRVASGSVGVYYQKYDNFQVSRQVTDANDPSGQPVGSTVTESAGSASNLGIEAELQLRPTSWLSVFGNIGYIDGGIDDKAANGIYAGDRFRLQPEVQASAGFTVDAPLAQGVRFFATPSLTYRGKIYFEVPNSEVTSQGPVTLINARAGVSFANDKYEIAVFGRNIADEKYLLDAGNTGGAFGIPTFIPAEPRMYGVQATARF comes from the coding sequence ATGATGCGCCCCTCCATCAAGTTCGCTTCGATTCTGCTCGCCGGCACTGCGCTGATCCCGTCCGTCGCCATGGCCGAGGAGGCCGCCGATCAGGCCGGTGGCGCCGTAGACGAGGCCACAATCATCGTTACGGCTCAGAAGATCGAACAGCGTGCCATCGACGTGCCGATGACGATTTCGGCAAATACGGGCGCGGCGATGGAACGTCTGGGCGTGTCGGATCTCGACGAACTGGCAAATTATGTTCCCGGCCTGAACATTCAGGAGCAGAGCGCCAACAATCCGGGCATCGTCATTCGCGGGATCACGTCGGACAGCGGTTCTGCCCAGCAGGCCGCGCGCGTGACGCTTTATTATAACGGCGTGGACATCTCGCGTTCGCGCGGTGCCTATCAGGCAATCTACGACATGAACCGGATTGAGGTGATCAAGGGACCGCAGGCCACCCTGTTCGGCACGGCATCCACTATCGGTGCCGTCAGCATGATCACCAACAAGCCGGAACCGGGCGTGTCCGGCGAAGTGACGGGCGGCCTCGGCAATTACGACGCCATCCTGCTGCGCGGCTACCTGAATGCAGGCAATGACGTTATCGCGGGCCGCATTGCTGGCGAATGGAAGAAGCGCGACGGTTATGTCACTAACCTGTCCGACCGGCAGGACGATCTCTACGCGCAGGACAATCTCGGCTTGCGCGGATCGCTGCGCTACACCCCGAATGATGCCCTGACGATCGACCTTGTCGGCACCTATGACCGGCAGCGCAATTCGGGTACGCCGTTCGTTTCCGGCACTTATCCGACTGCTGACGGGCCGGCGAACCCCTTTGGCTCAGCCAACCTTTCCGGCGCGCCGGAACCGATCGCGAGCCAGGTGTTTGGCGACGGCAAGCTCGGCCTTGTGCGCGATGTTTACGATGCAAACCTGTCGTTTGATTGGGAACTGGGCGGCGGCTGGACGCTGTCCATGGTAAATGGCTATCGCGAATTCGATGCCGACGAAGTGTTCGATGCCGACGGTACGCAGGCGTGGTTCCTCGAATTCGCAGAGGAAGCGGCGGGTTGGCAAACCAGCCACGAAACCCGCTTCACTTATGACAGCGATACGCTGCGCGGATCGTTCGGCTTCAACTATTTCTATGAGAACAGCCACCAGATCGTTCCTTTCTCCACGGAGGAAGGAACCTATCTGCAATGCGCCGCAAAGGTGGTGCCGAACCTTCCCTGTATCGCGGCAGACGGCACGCTGATGGCGGATCAGGCCACCGGTTTCCTGACCGGCGGGCTGGCCGCGGCGATCCCCTATACCTCCACTTTCGGCAATTACGGCAAGAACGCATCCTATTCGCTGTTTGGCGATGTCACCTGGCTGCCCACGCCCGATCTGGAACTGACGGCGGGCGTGCGCGGACTGCTGGAAAACCGCAAGTCGGGCTATTTTGCAGTGGTGCCCAATTCGGTGCTCACCGGAACTCCGCTTATCCCGGGTCAGGTCGATACCGATGGCACAATCTGGGCGGATGATAATTTCGATGCAATCCTGCCGCGCTTCAACGTGCTGTATCGCCTCAGCCCGCAGGTGAACCTCTATGCCACCGTTTCGAAGGGCCGCCGCTCGCCCACGCTGAACGTCAGCGCCAGCAGCATCAGCGTGATCCCGCAGGAAGTGGTCTGGAACTATGAAGGCGGGGTGAAATTCTCCAGCCGGGTCGCTTCGGGTTCGGTCGGCGTCTATTACCAGAAGTATGACAACTTCCAGGTCAGCCGCCAGGTGACCGATGCCAACGATCCTTCGGGTCAGCCGGTCGGCTCCACCGTGACGGAAAGCGCGGGCAGCGCCAGCAATCTTGGCATCGAGGCCGAACTGCAGCTGCGGCCCACTTCGTGGCTGAGTGTGTTCGGCAATATCGGCTATATCGATGGCGGGATCGACGACAAGGCGGCCAATGGCATCTATGCGGGCGACCGCTTCCGCCTGCAGCCGGAAGTGCAGGCATCGGCCGGCTTCACGGTGGATGCGCCGCTTGCACAGGGCGTGCGCTTCTTCGCAACGCCTTCGCTGACCTATCGCGGTAAGATCTATTTCGAAGTGCCCAATTCGGAAGTCACCAGCCAGGGGCCGGTCACGCTGATCAATGCGCGCGCGGGCGTCAGCTTCGCGAATGACAAGTATGAGATTGCCGTGTTTGGCCGCAATATCGCCGATGAGAAATACCTGCTTGACGCAGGCAATACGGGCGGCGCCTTTGGTATTCCCACCTTCATCCCGGCGGAGCCGCGCATGTATGGTGTGCAGGCCACGGCGCGGTTCTGA
- a CDS encoding alpha/beta hydrolase produces the protein MTEVHNSNPDRPLVLIVPGLDNSGPGHWQTHWERERDDCSRVQLGMWDRPQPAIWADRLGAAIEAADRPVLLVAHSLGCHAVSWWNALRRPETGKVIGALLVAPPEVEDAPIDSRLAPFAPLSRGKLPFPSILVASGNDPYASFGKARRMARTWGSRLIDAGPLGHINAQSNIRDWPYGRFLLRRLLNNAAQAKVEEERRKVTERASDSVRRTSRPYVRCEPDGPARLSLR, from the coding sequence ATGACGGAAGTCCATAACAGCAACCCGGACAGGCCACTGGTGCTGATCGTCCCGGGTCTCGACAATAGCGGCCCCGGTCATTGGCAGACTCACTGGGAACGGGAGCGCGACGACTGCAGCCGCGTGCAACTCGGCATGTGGGACCGCCCACAGCCGGCAATTTGGGCCGACCGTCTTGGCGCTGCAATCGAAGCTGCGGACCGTCCAGTCTTGCTCGTCGCGCACAGTCTCGGCTGCCACGCCGTCTCCTGGTGGAACGCACTTCGGCGGCCGGAAACGGGCAAGGTGATCGGTGCCCTGTTGGTTGCCCCGCCCGAAGTGGAGGATGCGCCGATCGATTCCCGCCTTGCCCCCTTCGCACCGCTATCGCGCGGAAAGCTGCCTTTCCCCTCGATACTGGTGGCGAGCGGCAACGATCCCTATGCCAGCTTCGGCAAGGCAAGGCGGATGGCGCGCACATGGGGCAGCCGCCTGATCGATGCCGGTCCGCTGGGCCACATCAACGCGCAGTCGAATATCAGGGATTGGCCCTATGGCCGCTTCCTGCTGCGCCGACTGCTCAACAATGCTGCGCAGGCCAAGGTGGAAGAAGAGCGCCGAAAGGTTACCGAGCGAGCATCTGACTCCGTCCGCAGGACGTCCCGCCCTTATGTCAGGTGCGAACCCGATGGTCCTGCCAGGCTCAGTCTTCGATGA
- a CDS encoding cytochrome b, giving the protein MMKGHALRVAFHWTSAVLIAVVFVIGFTHEGMEDPDSRLFWLDMHRAIGLAILAFAALRLLFRVAVRFERLHETNPLLRFAAGISHIALYAGMLAMPLLGWAQSSAKMRKFKLFGVKLPALVKHDSDLADRLGEWHEQLAWVLLGLICVHAAAALYHHFVRRDGVLANMLRFRPTLP; this is encoded by the coding sequence ATGATGAAGGGGCATGCGTTGCGAGTGGCGTTTCACTGGACCAGTGCCGTGCTGATCGCCGTGGTATTTGTGATCGGCTTCACACATGAAGGAATGGAAGATCCGGACAGCCGCCTGTTCTGGCTCGACATGCACCGGGCAATCGGCCTTGCGATCCTGGCGTTTGCAGCCCTGCGCCTGTTGTTTCGTGTCGCTGTGCGGTTCGAACGGCTACATGAGACCAACCCGTTGCTGCGCTTTGCAGCGGGCATTTCCCACATTGCCCTTTATGCCGGGATGCTGGCCATGCCCCTGCTGGGCTGGGCCCAGTCCAGCGCGAAGATGCGCAAATTCAAGCTCTTCGGCGTGAAACTGCCTGCGTTGGTGAAGCATGACAGCGATCTGGCGGACCGGCTTGGCGAATGGCACGAGCAACTGGCCTGGGTGCTGCTGGGCCTGATTTGTGTGCACGCGGCAGCCGCCCTTTACCATCATTTCGTCCGGCGGGACGGCGTACTTGCGAACATGCTACGCTTCCGCCCCACTCTTCCCTGA
- a CDS encoding cytochrome C: MRYYLLGGASALLGAALMSPGWLAPDPARALPSYARQTGEDCAACHVGGFGPQLTPHGRDFKINGFSDGTTKIPLSGMAVANFTHTAKAREDVISDHDGRNDNVALQEASVFLAGRLAKGLGTFVQTTYSEVDRATALDHAEVRYAHPVKIAGADAVIGVDINNNPTLSDPFNSVGAWSFPYTSSDLGFEGAAAPLLQGGIEHQAVGATAFLSIADGLYAEAGGYRSLRPSLLGTFGIEAEAGSISGVAPYWRLAYSKDFGRSNASIGVIGMSAHLNPDRDGGPTDKFSDVGVDATYQFLGNRKNIVSANASYIHENQTLDHAVFAGETSMANHSLDTISGDVSWYYKKHFGLTLGGFSTTGTRDTDLFAPAAEEGSRTGKPDTAGYILQADYSPWGGEGQSTFANLRLGLQYKGYTKFNGASHDYDGSGRAASDNNTVTAFIWTAF, translated from the coding sequence ATGCGGTATTATCTGCTTGGCGGCGCCAGTGCCCTGCTTGGTGCGGCCTTGATGAGTCCGGGCTGGCTGGCGCCCGATCCGGCTCGGGCGCTGCCATCCTATGCCCGCCAGACGGGTGAGGACTGCGCGGCCTGCCACGTCGGCGGCTTCGGCCCGCAGCTGACGCCGCATGGGCGGGACTTCAAGATCAACGGCTTTTCAGACGGAACGACCAAGATCCCGCTTTCCGGCATGGCCGTGGCCAACTTCACTCACACCGCAAAGGCGCGGGAAGACGTGATTTCCGACCATGACGGCCGCAACGACAATGTCGCTCTGCAGGAGGCGTCCGTTTTCTTGGCTGGCCGTCTGGCCAAAGGGCTAGGCACATTCGTGCAGACGACCTATTCGGAAGTGGATCGCGCCACGGCGCTGGACCATGCCGAAGTCCGCTATGCTCACCCGGTCAAGATCGCTGGTGCTGATGCGGTGATTGGCGTGGACATCAACAATAACCCGACCCTGTCCGATCCGTTCAATTCGGTTGGGGCATGGAGCTTTCCCTATACAAGTTCGGACCTCGGCTTCGAAGGCGCGGCTGCGCCGTTGTTGCAGGGCGGGATCGAACATCAGGCCGTGGGCGCCACTGCCTTCCTTTCGATCGCAGACGGGCTTTACGCCGAAGCAGGCGGTTATCGGTCGCTGCGCCCATCGCTGCTCGGCACGTTCGGGATCGAAGCCGAAGCGGGCAGCATCAGCGGGGTCGCGCCCTATTGGCGCCTTGCCTATTCAAAGGATTTCGGCCGCTCGAATGCCTCCATCGGTGTGATCGGGATGAGCGCGCATCTCAACCCCGACCGCGACGGTGGGCCGACCGACAAATTCAGCGATGTCGGCGTAGATGCGACTTACCAGTTCCTGGGTAACCGCAAAAACATCGTCAGCGCGAATGCGTCCTACATTCATGAGAACCAGACGCTGGACCATGCCGTCTTTGCGGGCGAAACGAGCATGGCAAATCACAGTCTCGATACGATCTCCGGCGATGTCAGCTGGTATTACAAGAAGCATTTCGGCCTGACGCTGGGCGGCTTCAGCACCACCGGCACGCGCGACACGGACCTGTTCGCACCGGCTGCAGAGGAAGGCAGCCGCACCGGCAAACCCGATACGGCCGGCTATATCCTTCAGGCCGACTATTCCCCCTGGGGCGGCGAAGGGCAGTCCACTTTCGCCAACCTGCGGCTGGGCCTGCAATACAAGGGTTACACGAAGTTCAATGGCGCGAGCCATGACTATGATGGTTCGGGCCGGGCGGCGAGCGACAACAACACTGTCACGGCCTTCATATGGACCGCATTCTGA
- a CDS encoding alkaline phosphatase D family protein — protein sequence MKLAIDRRTLVKAGMLGLGALSTPGVAALLTARGFTHGVASGEPRQNSVLLWTRYAGSGDTTLRVDVARDPDFSQIVTGGEAIARADADYTAKAVIGDLPANSWLFYRFVAPDGSMSRVGRTRTLPEGDIARFGIGLFSCSNLPYGWFNAYAHAAGRQDIDLTIHVGDYFYEYAAGNYPPVDEAVAGRLLQPDHETLTLADYRMRYACYRLDEDLQNLHAAFPMIARWDDHESANNSWKDGAENHQPDTEGPWSVRKAMAEKAYREWLPVSENVWDSYQIGTLATIFLPETRLTARTEEADIAAALKGQTDIGKALLHFRDEVWMDPSHTLLGQAQEDWLFGGLRQSKQSGTQWQILAQQVVMGTVSAPQDMLSWFGNDASEQVKRYVQLAAASAQAGLPYNLDAWDGYPVARNRLYEAALAANADLVVLAGDSHNAWGNNLAHGSERVGVEFAGHSVTSPGFEHYAVGARPQDVARSLMQANPGLVFSDTSRRGYVSLDVRPDAVTGAWHFLDTIQRRSSAMAETVSMKVRKGQHLLEAV from the coding sequence ATGAAACTCGCGATTGACCGCAGAACCCTCGTCAAGGCCGGCATGCTCGGCCTTGGCGCCCTTTCCACGCCGGGCGTTGCCGCGCTGCTGACTGCGCGGGGCTTTACCCACGGGGTTGCCAGTGGGGAACCGAGGCAAAACAGCGTGCTGCTGTGGACACGCTACGCCGGGTCCGGCGATACGACTCTGCGTGTTGACGTGGCGCGCGATCCCGACTTTTCACAGATTGTGACTGGCGGAGAAGCGATTGCACGGGCCGATGCCGATTACACCGCCAAGGCCGTGATTGGCGATCTGCCCGCCAATAGCTGGCTGTTCTACCGCTTCGTCGCGCCCGATGGCTCGATGAGCCGGGTAGGGCGCACACGCACCTTGCCGGAAGGAGACATCGCCCGCTTCGGCATTGGCCTCTTCTCCTGTTCCAACCTGCCCTATGGCTGGTTCAACGCTTATGCCCATGCCGCGGGCCGCCAGGACATCGATCTGACGATCCATGTGGGCGACTATTTCTACGAATATGCGGCGGGCAATTACCCGCCTGTGGACGAAGCGGTGGCCGGGCGCTTGCTGCAGCCCGACCACGAGACGCTGACGCTGGCCGATTACCGGATGCGCTATGCCTGTTACCGGCTGGATGAAGACCTGCAGAACCTGCACGCGGCCTTTCCGATGATCGCCCGCTGGGACGATCACGAGAGCGCCAACAACAGCTGGAAGGATGGGGCAGAGAACCACCAGCCCGATACGGAAGGCCCTTGGTCTGTCCGCAAGGCCATGGCGGAGAAGGCCTATCGCGAATGGCTGCCCGTGTCCGAGAACGTGTGGGACAGCTATCAGATTGGCACGCTGGCCACGATCTTCCTGCCCGAAACGCGCCTGACCGCGCGGACCGAAGAGGCAGACATCGCAGCGGCGCTTAAGGGCCAGACCGACATCGGCAAGGCGCTCCTCCACTTCCGTGACGAAGTATGGATGGACCCGTCGCACACCCTGCTGGGACAGGCACAGGAAGACTGGTTGTTCGGCGGGCTTCGCCAGTCGAAACAATCCGGCACGCAGTGGCAGATTCTGGCGCAGCAAGTGGTGATGGGGACGGTTTCCGCCCCGCAGGACATGCTGAGTTGGTTCGGCAACGACGCATCGGAACAGGTGAAGCGCTATGTCCAGCTTGCGGCAGCTTCGGCGCAGGCAGGCCTGCCGTACAATCTGGATGCGTGGGACGGGTATCCGGTCGCCCGCAATCGGCTGTACGAGGCCGCGCTTGCCGCCAACGCGGATCTGGTCGTGCTGGCGGGTGACAGCCATAACGCCTGGGGCAATAATCTAGCCCATGGCAGCGAGCGTGTGGGCGTGGAATTCGCGGGCCACTCCGTGACCTCGCCCGGTTTTGAGCATTACGCCGTCGGTGCTCGCCCGCAGGACGTGGCCCGATCGCTGATGCAGGCCAATCCCGGCCTCGTGTTCAGCGATACCAGCCGGCGCGGCTATGTCTCGCTCGACGTCAGGCCGGATGCCGTCACGGGGGCGTGGCACTTCCTCGACACTATCCAGCGGCGCAGTTCCGCAATGGCGGAAACGGTCAGCATGAAGGTGCGCAAGGGCCAGCACCTGCTTGAGGCTGTGTAG
- a CDS encoding c-type cytochrome: MRKTAMAAILAMVLGGLGVSMPARSQPAGDADAGGDVFDSYCSDCHSVSPKGTNKKGPSLYKVIGRKAGAISAFSYSAPMKSSGIAWTPDKIAAYLANPKAVVPGGTMKFKGLAKPADRANVIAYLANPD; this comes from the coding sequence ATGAGAAAGACAGCAATGGCCGCGATTCTGGCAATGGTTCTGGGTGGGCTTGGCGTTTCCATGCCTGCTCGTTCGCAGCCGGCAGGCGACGCGGATGCGGGCGGCGATGTGTTCGACAGCTATTGTTCCGATTGCCATTCGGTTTCGCCAAAGGGCACGAACAAGAAGGGGCCTTCGCTTTACAAGGTGATCGGACGGAAGGCGGGCGCGATCTCCGCCTTTTCCTACTCGGCGCCGATGAAGTCTTCCGGCATTGCGTGGACGCCCGATAAAATTGCGGCCTATCTCGCCAATCCCAAGGCCGTGGTTCCGGGAGGGACCATGAAGTTCAAGGGACTGGCGAAGCCTGCCGACCGGGCGAATGTGATTGCCTATCTGGCTAATCCGGATTGA
- a CDS encoding Rrf2 family transcriptional regulator, which produces MLSQKSRYTIRALQHLAAIYPEGRAQMGEIAKAQNIPPKFLTVILSELVRVGIVMSQRGREGGYQLALPPVDIRYGDIIRITRGSLALVPCASRYAHEHCDHCLPESECRLRALMLKVRDETAAILDGITLADPIATAPEFIIED; this is translated from the coding sequence ATGCTCTCGCAGAAAAGCCGCTATACCATTCGTGCGCTTCAGCATCTGGCCGCGATTTACCCGGAAGGCCGCGCCCAGATGGGTGAGATTGCGAAAGCACAGAACATCCCGCCCAAATTTCTGACAGTGATCCTGTCGGAACTGGTCCGGGTGGGTATCGTGATGTCCCAGCGCGGGCGCGAGGGCGGATACCAGCTTGCCCTACCGCCAGTGGACATTCGTTATGGCGACATCATTCGGATAACGCGTGGTTCACTGGCGCTGGTGCCATGCGCCAGCCGTTATGCGCACGAGCATTGCGATCATTGCTTGCCGGAAAGCGAATGCCGTCTGCGCGCCCTGATGCTGAAAGTGCGGGACGAGACGGCAGCGATCCTCGACGGGATAACTCTCGCCGATCCGATCGCCACCGCACCGGAATTCATCATCGAAGACTGA
- a CDS encoding TetR/AcrR family transcriptional regulator: protein MRVRTDDRRRAIIKAAKDIFRDVGFERASMAAISAKVGGSKATLYGYFKSKDELFAAAMIDALEDQGQDLIDLLDASRPDVEEVLHRFGLAYLTLLASPEALSVTRTAIAESPARERLGEHLYALGPQRGLDAITDYMRALSAREDMEIADPQIAAHQFKVLLEAGIMEPLLFGAPAAFTADYAVTAAVSTFIKAYRRN from the coding sequence ATGCGGGTAAGAACTGACGATCGCCGCCGCGCGATCATCAAGGCGGCGAAGGATATTTTCCGGGATGTCGGCTTCGAACGGGCCAGCATGGCCGCCATTTCCGCGAAAGTCGGCGGTTCGAAGGCCACTCTCTACGGCTACTTCAAGTCGAAGGATGAACTGTTCGCGGCAGCGATGATCGATGCCTTGGAAGATCAGGGGCAGGATCTGATCGATCTGCTGGATGCGTCCCGACCGGATGTGGAGGAAGTGCTCCACCGGTTTGGCCTTGCCTATCTCACGCTTCTGGCATCGCCTGAAGCGCTGTCCGTTACGCGCACGGCCATTGCAGAAAGCCCGGCCCGCGAAAGGCTGGGTGAGCATCTCTATGCCCTGGGCCCACAGCGCGGGCTGGACGCGATTACGGACTATATGCGCGCCTTGTCCGCAAGGGAGGACATGGAAATCGCTGACCCACAGATTGCCGCCCACCAATTCAAGGTCTTGCTGGAAGCCGGGATCATGGAACCATTGCTGTTCGGCGCCCCGGCTGCATTTACTGCGGACTACGCCGTGACGGCGGCCGTCTCGACTTTTATCAAGGCCTATCGCCGGAACTGA